The Macaca thibetana thibetana isolate TM-01 chromosome 11, ASM2454274v1, whole genome shotgun sequence genome window below encodes:
- the LOC126930081 gene encoding protein tyrosine phosphatase type IVA 1-like encodes MARMNRPAPVEVTYKNMRFFITHNPTNATLNKFIEELKKYGVTTIVRVCEATYDTTLVEKEGIHVLDWPFDDGAPPSNQIVDDWLSLVKIKFREEPGCCIAVHCVAGLGRAPVLVALALIEGGMKYEDAVQFIRQKRRGAFNSKQLLYLEKYRPKMRLRFKDSNGHRNNCCIQ; translated from the coding sequence ATGGCTCGAATGAACCGCCCAGCTCCTGTGGAAGTCACATACAAGAACATGAGATTTTTTATTACACACAATCCAACCAATGcgaccttaaacaaatttatagagGAACTTAAGAAGTATGGAGTTACCACAATAGTAAGAGTGTGTGAAGCAACTTACGACACTACTCTTGTGGAGAAAGAAGGTATCCATGTTCTTGATTGGCCTTTTGATGATGGCGCACCACCATCCAACCAGATTGTCGATGACTGGTTAAGTCTTGTAAAAATTAAGTTTCGTGAAGAACCTGGTTGTTGTATTGCTGTTCATTGCGTTGCAGGCCTTGGGAGAGCTCCAGTACTTGTTGCCCTAGCATTAATTGAAGGTGGAATGAAATACGAAGATGCAGTACAATTCATAAGACAAAAGCGGCGTGGAGCTTTTAACAGCAAGCAACTTTTGTATTTGGAGAAGTATCGTCCTAAAATGCGGCTGCGTTTCAAAGATTCCAACGGTCATAGAAACAACTGTTGCATTCAATAA